In one Longimicrobium sp. genomic region, the following are encoded:
- a CDS encoding ATP-dependent helicase has protein sequence MGIRPEQIAAAQETQFHAAHDSAPQIRVVAGPGTGKSFAIGERVFHLLTNGVDPKQIAVVSFTRAAARDLALRIEKYLRDKGNNAGSDVSVTTLHSLALRMLRKANLLTHYPASPLVLDTWEVDNVYDEEFNAWSSIGSTDRCDSIRSHHEAFWSTGVWGPPNYIPPDPPISDAERESFQTFHAGRSQLYCCVLPGEIIRQCLQQVRAGVLDPIELLSINHLIVDEFQDLNPMDLELVEEIIRAGATTLIAGDDDQSIYSFRFASPEGIQTFPQKHPQCTQHTLVDCLRCTPSVLSAAQALIRSHSPAGRIGKILSSAYAESDPPVQGVCHRWRFKSEKAEARVIAESCRGLISAGVDPRQIMILLSNRRLQTKPLAEALEAAGVEFEPPKNEGFIDSDAGRAVHSMIRIACDKNDYTAHRVILGVSSGVGVGTCKSVGDAVLGNNLNFRDLFYGDTPAGVFKGRAATAVANIKKLCATVTEWQSGDLLADRADAIRQLLAQVRPATELAKWDAFKATLPSEMNLSELRDFLWADNPGQQSRVLEAVYHRVGKTVPEEGLLPKRVRVMTMHSAKGLDAQIVFTPGLEDQIIPGHWRAPYPGLVFEAARLLFVSITRARAAWIGSYAKARMVYGSFSNQSASRFCAHLGGPFSFRETSLSGTEVAAITASITAL, from the coding sequence ATGGGTATTCGGCCTGAACAAATCGCTGCGGCACAGGAAACACAGTTTCATGCGGCACATGATTCCGCGCCACAAATACGGGTGGTCGCGGGGCCCGGGACGGGGAAATCGTTCGCGATCGGTGAGCGTGTTTTTCATCTTCTCACGAATGGGGTAGATCCGAAGCAGATCGCGGTGGTTTCATTCACGCGTGCGGCTGCACGAGACCTCGCATTACGGATAGAAAAATACCTTCGTGACAAAGGAAACAATGCCGGAAGCGATGTTAGTGTTACCACGCTCCACTCGTTAGCCCTCCGTATGCTGCGGAAAGCCAATCTCCTAACTCACTATCCTGCCTCTCCACTGGTCCTTGATACGTGGGAAGTCGATAACGTGTACGACGAGGAGTTCAATGCATGGTCAAGCATAGGGAGCACAGATCGCTGCGACAGCATTCGGTCTCATCACGAGGCATTCTGGAGCACGGGTGTGTGGGGGCCACCCAATTACATACCTCCCGATCCACCCATCTCGGATGCGGAGCGAGAGAGTTTTCAGACCTTTCATGCCGGGCGTTCGCAGCTTTACTGCTGCGTCTTACCGGGTGAGATTATTCGGCAGTGTCTTCAACAAGTTCGCGCGGGTGTGCTGGATCCCATCGAGCTCTTGAGCATCAACCATTTGATCGTTGACGAGTTTCAGGACTTGAACCCAATGGATCTTGAACTTGTTGAGGAGATTATCCGGGCTGGCGCAACGACCCTCATCGCGGGAGACGACGACCAGAGCATTTATTCATTTCGGTTCGCATCGCCGGAAGGCATTCAGACGTTCCCACAGAAACACCCGCAGTGCACCCAGCATACACTCGTGGATTGCCTCCGCTGCACTCCATCCGTGTTGTCAGCAGCCCAAGCGTTGATTCGATCCCATTCGCCCGCCGGAAGAATTGGCAAGATCCTGTCCTCCGCTTACGCAGAATCCGACCCGCCGGTGCAGGGGGTATGTCACCGTTGGCGTTTCAAGAGCGAAAAGGCCGAAGCTCGCGTGATCGCGGAATCCTGCCGAGGTCTTATTTCCGCTGGTGTCGACCCGCGGCAGATTATGATTCTGCTGAGCAACCGTCGTTTACAGACAAAGCCTCTTGCGGAAGCGCTCGAGGCAGCCGGAGTTGAGTTCGAGCCGCCAAAGAACGAAGGTTTTATCGACTCGGACGCGGGACGTGCAGTCCATTCAATGATTCGGATTGCTTGTGATAAGAATGACTATACGGCTCACCGGGTTATTCTCGGTGTCAGCAGTGGTGTAGGTGTCGGCACCTGCAAGTCAGTGGGTGATGCCGTATTAGGCAACAACCTGAATTTTCGCGATCTCTTTTACGGTGATACGCCAGCTGGAGTTTTTAAGGGCCGTGCGGCTACTGCCGTAGCCAACATAAAGAAACTCTGCGCGACGGTTACCGAGTGGCAATCAGGCGATTTGTTGGCTGATCGCGCTGACGCGATCAGACAACTGCTCGCGCAGGTGAGACCAGCGACGGAACTCGCTAAGTGGGATGCATTCAAGGCTACGCTGCCTTCGGAAATGAACCTTTCAGAGTTGCGCGATTTCCTCTGGGCGGATAACCCTGGGCAGCAGTCCCGAGTCTTGGAGGCTGTTTATCACCGCGTTGGGAAGACAGTTCCGGAGGAGGGATTGCTACCCAAGCGTGTTAGAGTGATGACCATGCACAGTGCGAAGGGCCTTGATGCTCAGATCGTATTCACACCTGGTTTGGAGGACCAGATTATTCCGGGTCACTGGAGAGCACCATATCCAGGGCTGGTTTTTGAGGCCGCACGCTTATTGTTCGTCTCAATCACGAGAGCGCGAGCGGCTTGGATCGGATCTTATGCAAAGGCGCGCATGGTTTACGGGAGCTTTAGCAATCAGAGTGCATCGCGGTTCTGCGCACATCTAGGCGGCCCGTTCTCATTTCGGGAGACCAGCCTATCGGGCACCGAGGTTGCAGCTATCACCGCGTCGATCACGGCACTCTAA
- a CDS encoding DUF262 domain-containing protein has protein sequence MASRNLVNLDAMIARADFALQPDEQPAVDSIVSVGLRDLTAGSLILPILRKPDFQRETNHWSPEQVVSLLECFVNGDLIPSVILWKSPLYLFVIDGGHRLSVLRSWLEDDYGDGAISQSFFGYQISAEQKRIAKRTRDLVEERVGKYAQINARLQLPDIPDDERRRGTALASRALPIQWVSGNAEKAEESFFKINTEGTPLDEIEELLLRNRRRPIAIAARAVIRAGKGHRYWSAFPSDKAKAIEESASNLHQILFEPELKRPIKTLDLPLGGSKGIRAALEVLIDFMLIANRNQEGKPARLLDYPDDDTGEATLEVLRRSMRLAGRITGNDRGSLGLHPAVYFYGPTGVHSGPMFMGTVALIGRKLVNNDGGFFKKFTAARAKLETALIDNKDLIATVLQRQASKKRTRVYELLLEALVEKVVVGEAVTDEWLVETAGLKGKVLTGEARTTASEFSEHVKSKAFISIALEGAPCCAICGGYLDPDKSLSYDHNQPKREGGTGDPENIQLCHPYCNQSIKN, from the coding sequence TTGGCTTCGCGCAACTTAGTCAATCTCGACGCAATGATCGCCCGTGCGGACTTCGCCCTCCAACCGGACGAGCAGCCGGCCGTCGACAGTATTGTTTCAGTCGGGCTCAGGGATTTGACGGCCGGTAGCTTGATCCTTCCCATTCTCCGGAAACCGGACTTCCAGCGCGAGACCAACCACTGGTCGCCCGAACAGGTCGTTTCGCTTCTGGAGTGCTTCGTGAACGGCGACCTAATTCCCTCGGTCATTCTATGGAAATCGCCGTTGTATCTATTCGTTATTGATGGTGGGCATCGGTTGAGCGTCCTTCGTTCGTGGCTGGAAGATGATTACGGGGACGGTGCCATTTCCCAGTCCTTTTTCGGTTATCAGATCTCGGCGGAGCAAAAACGGATCGCTAAGCGGACTCGGGATCTAGTGGAAGAACGTGTCGGCAAGTATGCACAGATCAATGCACGGCTGCAGCTTCCCGACATTCCTGATGACGAGAGACGCCGCGGCACCGCACTGGCGTCTCGCGCTCTCCCTATCCAGTGGGTCAGCGGTAATGCCGAAAAGGCAGAGGAGTCATTCTTTAAGATCAACACTGAGGGTACTCCGCTCGACGAGATTGAAGAACTTCTGCTCCGGAACCGTAGGCGCCCTATTGCAATAGCTGCCCGTGCGGTGATTCGCGCAGGCAAAGGCCACCGTTACTGGTCGGCGTTCCCATCCGATAAGGCTAAAGCAATCGAGGAGAGCGCCTCTAACCTCCATCAGATTCTGTTTGAGCCTGAACTAAAGCGGCCTATCAAGACCCTAGACCTTCCTCTCGGAGGGTCGAAGGGCATTCGTGCGGCTCTGGAGGTCCTGATTGACTTCATGTTGATCGCAAACCGCAACCAGGAAGGCAAGCCAGCGCGCCTCCTAGACTATCCGGATGATGATACAGGTGAAGCCACATTGGAAGTGCTGAGGCGTTCGATGCGCTTGGCCGGACGGATCACAGGGAATGATCGCGGCAGCTTGGGATTGCACCCCGCCGTCTATTTTTATGGTCCGACCGGCGTTCACTCCGGACCGATGTTCATGGGCACAGTAGCCCTAATCGGACGGAAGCTTGTAAATAACGACGGTGGATTCTTCAAGAAATTCACCGCAGCAAGAGCGAAGCTGGAGACGGCCCTCATTGACAACAAGGATCTCATCGCCACTGTTTTGCAGAGGCAGGCAAGCAAGAAGAGAACGCGTGTGTACGAGCTTCTCTTGGAGGCGCTCGTCGAGAAGGTAGTTGTGGGCGAGGCGGTAACCGACGAGTGGCTGGTGGAGACTGCCGGTCTGAAGGGCAAGGTTCTCACGGGCGAGGCGAGGACCACCGCTTCGGAGTTTTCAGAACACGTCAAGAGCAAAGCGTTTATCTCCATTGCTCTGGAGGGGGCGCCCTGTTGCGCTATCTGTGGCGGCTATCTGGACCCTGACAAGTCACTCTCGTACGACCATAACCAACCCAAGCGAGAGGGTGGGACGGGGGATCCTGAGAACATCCAGCTCTGCCATCCCTATTGTAATCAGAGTATTAAGAACTAG
- the traF gene encoding conjugative transfer signal peptidase TraF: MIAFLTETRTRVFLFASAALFTATAVAVLIGLRLCLTPSIPLGVYQTIDGAAPVPGVVVMVCLSEPTASLAAKRGYIARGRPLGTDDVCPDGLEPLGKRVLATGGDTVAVADRGLAVNGRAVPRTARLPRDSYGRPLPLYPAGVYVVHAGDLWVIATDSRRSFDSRYFGPLPERNVLAVVRPLLTWERGAILPAFRPEWGNPATRHPESGR; the protein is encoded by the coding sequence ATGATCGCCTTCCTCACCGAGACGCGCACGCGCGTCTTCCTCTTCGCCTCGGCCGCGCTGTTCACGGCCACCGCCGTGGCCGTGCTCATCGGGCTGCGGCTGTGCCTGACACCGAGCATCCCGCTCGGCGTCTACCAGACCATCGACGGCGCCGCGCCGGTGCCCGGCGTGGTGGTGATGGTCTGCCTCAGCGAGCCCACGGCGAGCCTCGCGGCGAAGCGCGGCTACATCGCGCGGGGGCGGCCGTTGGGGACGGACGACGTCTGCCCGGACGGGCTGGAGCCCCTGGGCAAGCGTGTCCTCGCCACCGGCGGGGACACGGTGGCCGTGGCGGATCGCGGCCTCGCCGTAAACGGCCGCGCCGTTCCCCGCACCGCCCGGCTCCCGCGCGACAGCTACGGGCGCCCGCTCCCGCTCTACCCGGCGGGCGTCTACGTGGTGCACGCGGGCGACCTGTGGGTGATCGCCACCGACAGCCGCCGCAGCTTCGACAGCCGGTATTTCGGCCCGCTGCCGGAACGGAACGTCCTCGCGGTCGTCCGCCCGCTCCTGACGTGGGAGCGGGGGGCGATCCTGCCCGCATTCCGACCGGAATGGGGCAACCCCGCCACCCGCCATCCGGAGTCCGGACGATGA
- a CDS encoding ParB/RepB/Spo0J family partition protein, translating to MPKTKTQADEQQQGGKQRKGRTAAKDEQPQGAPVIEAEGGSVKVQGVEVDAADSIPTGIPLPDGSTFMVVQPGELVHDPEIDPGREPEEYAADHPKMKEMVASMKAFAAGNKLGIGNDTPVLCRRNDAGQLLIVAGRRRHAAAGYAGTKLAIVVRAMTTKQARVSATVENGQREGASVLGEARQYRDLREKDGMKVEEIAAAVGKQQAYVSKRLALLTLPDWVQAMLRTGELTEGTAYEGMARYVKVPEPAASEMWAVLHRRWDEIKSQGATAERIRNTLGQIARNLSRSMDPATSYPGEDAPLFDLAAHDAACTCKRPKIRLHDTIKEHARCYNVPVWDELQATARAERRKGLQNGNGNGHGHDEGNAPQQPIPTPVKARPTVTPAAYTVPAWSDVTATYGPKADEYKLSDDRLPAELHSANPVKVLDVSQLSPDVVQWVQAPYGGRFRLICTDAPALDRAVKGGAKILRERTERMRQQEQAAFREAAAAVDYRSAEVMAALIFNYGEAPRTFATDTGKLLGIDLAGKNLDECAKLPKKDLTLMLQAIAVRVQKGETYTRDTVPERAREQVEAECAEDFRALLAAVPVPEMTKAGILLDRAARVDAGRQGAEALIHWYDDTEPAARADELSEYARAWAEMVNDFRTEANGLAADAEAFGIELDAIANPHGDGSLADLIAAAAVALQHPTLALIAAEAERQGEQPEDGGEGASAPAPEAEPDEQPVDGGEGASAPAPEAEPGEQPVDGEGASAPAPEAQDAPNVIHVPEGTHTVRRGAKKPGERRPRRER from the coding sequence ATGCCCAAGACCAAGACGCAGGCCGACGAGCAGCAGCAGGGCGGGAAGCAGCGGAAGGGTCGCACCGCCGCGAAGGACGAGCAGCCGCAGGGCGCCCCAGTGATCGAGGCCGAGGGCGGGAGCGTGAAGGTGCAGGGTGTGGAGGTGGACGCGGCCGATTCCATTCCGACCGGAATCCCGCTTCCGGACGGGAGCACGTTCATGGTCGTTCAGCCGGGCGAGCTGGTGCACGACCCCGAGATCGACCCCGGCCGCGAGCCGGAAGAGTACGCCGCCGATCATCCGAAGATGAAGGAGATGGTCGCGAGCATGAAGGCGTTCGCCGCCGGGAACAAGCTGGGCATCGGCAACGACACGCCCGTCCTCTGCCGCCGGAACGACGCCGGGCAGCTCCTGATCGTGGCCGGGCGCCGCCGTCACGCGGCCGCGGGGTACGCCGGGACCAAGCTGGCGATCGTGGTGCGCGCCATGACCACGAAGCAGGCCCGCGTGTCCGCCACCGTGGAGAACGGGCAGCGTGAGGGCGCATCCGTGCTGGGCGAGGCGCGCCAGTACCGCGACCTGCGCGAGAAGGACGGGATGAAGGTGGAGGAAATCGCCGCCGCCGTCGGGAAGCAGCAGGCGTACGTCAGCAAGCGCCTCGCGCTTCTCACGCTCCCCGATTGGGTGCAGGCGATGCTGCGCACGGGAGAGCTCACCGAGGGCACCGCCTACGAGGGGATGGCACGCTACGTCAAGGTGCCGGAGCCCGCCGCGTCCGAGATGTGGGCGGTCCTGCACCGCCGCTGGGACGAGATCAAGTCGCAGGGCGCGACCGCCGAGCGCATCCGCAACACGCTGGGGCAGATCGCGCGCAACCTGAGCCGGTCGATGGACCCCGCCACGTCGTACCCCGGCGAGGACGCCCCCCTGTTCGACCTGGCCGCGCACGACGCCGCGTGCACCTGCAAGCGCCCCAAGATCCGCCTGCACGACACGATCAAGGAGCACGCCCGCTGCTACAACGTACCCGTGTGGGACGAGTTGCAGGCGACGGCGAGGGCGGAGCGGCGCAAGGGGCTCCAGAACGGCAACGGTAACGGTCACGGGCACGACGAGGGCAACGCGCCGCAGCAGCCGATCCCCACGCCGGTCAAGGCGCGCCCCACGGTGACGCCCGCCGCCTACACCGTGCCGGCATGGAGCGACGTGACCGCGACGTACGGCCCCAAGGCGGACGAGTACAAGCTGTCCGACGACCGGCTTCCGGCCGAGCTGCACAGCGCCAACCCCGTCAAGGTGCTGGACGTGAGCCAGCTTTCCCCCGACGTGGTGCAGTGGGTGCAGGCACCCTACGGCGGCCGGTTCCGCCTGATCTGCACCGACGCGCCCGCGCTGGATCGTGCCGTGAAGGGCGGTGCTAAGATCCTGCGGGAGCGGACCGAGCGCATGCGCCAGCAGGAGCAGGCCGCGTTCCGTGAGGCGGCGGCGGCGGTCGACTACCGCAGCGCCGAAGTGATGGCCGCCCTGATCTTCAACTACGGCGAGGCGCCGCGCACGTTCGCCACGGACACCGGGAAGCTGCTGGGAATCGACCTCGCCGGAAAGAATCTGGACGAGTGCGCGAAGCTGCCGAAGAAGGATCTGACCCTCATGCTGCAGGCCATCGCCGTCCGGGTCCAGAAGGGCGAGACCTACACCCGCGACACCGTGCCGGAGCGTGCGCGGGAGCAGGTGGAAGCCGAGTGCGCCGAGGACTTCCGGGCGCTGCTGGCGGCTGTCCCGGTTCCCGAGATGACCAAGGCGGGGATCCTTCTGGACCGGGCCGCGCGGGTAGACGCGGGGCGGCAGGGCGCGGAGGCGCTGATCCACTGGTACGACGACACCGAGCCCGCCGCCCGTGCCGACGAGCTGAGCGAGTACGCCCGGGCGTGGGCCGAGATGGTGAACGACTTCCGCACCGAGGCCAACGGGCTTGCGGCTGATGCGGAGGCGTTCGGGATCGAGCTGGACGCCATCGCCAACCCGCACGGGGACGGCTCACTGGCGGACCTGATCGCGGCGGCGGCGGTGGCTCTTCAACATCCTACCCTCGCGCTCATCGCGGCCGAGGCCGAGCGGCAGGGCGAGCAGCCAGAGGACGGCGGGGAGGGCGCTTCGGCGCCCGCCCCCGAAGCCGAGCCGGACGAGCAGCCGGTGGACGGCGGGGAGGGCGCTTCGGCGCCCGCCCCCGAGGCCGAGCCGGGCGAGCAGCCGGTGGACGGGGAGGGCGCTTCGGCGCCCGCCCCCGAGGCCCAGGACGCGCCGAACGTGATCCACGTCCCCGAGGGGACGCACACCGTCCGCCGAGGCGCCAAGAAGCCGGGCGAGCGCCGCCCCCGGCGGGAGCGTTAG
- a CDS encoding relaxase/mobilization nuclease domain-containing protein has product MIGNVNKATGGLGKGFKGLLSYLETGKDGKQLDRIDWVESRNLGTERLDLGGRFMAATARESVRTEKPVFHFSVSFDPDDPINRDVMRQVADGVLRDLKLDQHQVLIVAHKDTPHRHMHFVVNRVHPEEGRAWKPSHTKRKIEASLRRLEVEHGLRIVPGRLAPVPERVREPAAERPAPSPRPARGDAAFLDDVTARARPVFERARSWAELESGLAEAGLRVRMNGRGMSVTDGQREVKASEIHRAFSRNAIEKRFGTYSAYRARVAVADRPSAQREASGTAAPPHPGAARSAPAAQTDGAAHSGRNAQTRPPVAPGERVFWRAYRRFNDDLAQLYENPVEARKAILRAAARVPERVAAEMRTSPDRFGPLKAAEGGVREGRAAAAADSANLFLQARADRPRPTLKELQDRIAEHGDALRQARAHPDAVQANGLAKMELRLAEERRGYYFRTLEGAREGLGRIYADPSAAGRKIWRAVQREGRAAVERDIRTRPERFGALKGEERRRLFGVWREVDTSAARASAPDTARAVGIAAEAREQGPSRQQLAQLRARVAGTQRDLDAARAAPAPRRSPQQIELEIGALMQKAAAQAQRVATGTLGPVAAGPQQLLDRTRIKHIQQLAVMVKAPQLAVAKAAWELAVRLARGDREHERDRGGR; this is encoded by the coding sequence GTGATCGGCAATGTCAACAAGGCCACTGGCGGCCTGGGCAAGGGATTCAAGGGGCTGCTGTCTTACCTTGAGACGGGCAAGGACGGGAAGCAGCTCGACCGCATAGACTGGGTCGAGTCCCGCAACCTCGGCACGGAGCGGCTGGACCTCGGCGGCCGCTTCATGGCCGCCACCGCGCGCGAGTCCGTCCGCACCGAGAAGCCCGTCTTCCACTTCTCCGTCAGCTTCGATCCGGACGATCCTATCAACCGCGACGTGATGCGGCAGGTGGCGGACGGCGTGCTGCGCGACCTGAAGCTCGACCAGCACCAGGTGCTGATCGTCGCGCACAAGGACACGCCGCACCGCCACATGCACTTCGTGGTCAATCGCGTCCATCCCGAAGAAGGCCGCGCATGGAAGCCGAGCCACACCAAGCGGAAGATCGAGGCGAGCCTGCGGCGGCTCGAAGTGGAGCACGGGCTGCGCATCGTGCCCGGCCGCCTCGCGCCCGTGCCAGAGCGCGTGCGGGAGCCCGCAGCGGAGCGTCCGGCGCCATCCCCCCGGCCGGCGCGCGGGGACGCGGCGTTCTTAGACGACGTGACGGCGCGGGCCCGCCCCGTCTTCGAGCGGGCGCGCTCGTGGGCTGAGCTGGAGAGCGGCCTGGCGGAGGCCGGCCTGCGGGTCCGCATGAACGGCCGGGGCATGTCCGTCACCGACGGCCAGCGGGAGGTGAAGGCGTCGGAGATCCACCGCGCCTTCTCCCGCAATGCCATCGAGAAGCGGTTCGGCACCTACTCAGCCTACCGCGCCCGCGTCGCGGTCGCGGACCGTCCCTCCGCGCAGCGCGAGGCGTCGGGGACCGCCGCGCCTCCCCATCCGGGTGCTGCTCGGTCGGCTCCGGCGGCGCAGACCGATGGCGCCGCGCATTCCGGTCGGAATGCGCAGACGCGCCCGCCGGTGGCACCGGGCGAGCGCGTCTTCTGGCGTGCCTACCGCCGGTTCAACGACGACCTGGCGCAGCTCTACGAAAACCCGGTCGAGGCCCGCAAGGCGATCCTCCGGGCCGCCGCGCGCGTCCCCGAGCGCGTCGCCGCCGAAATGCGCACTTCACCAGATCGCTTTGGACCGCTGAAAGCCGCCGAGGGAGGGGTACGGGAAGGCCGCGCCGCCGCCGCGGCTGATAGCGCGAATCTGTTCCTTCAAGCGCGCGCCGACCGTCCCCGGCCCACGTTGAAGGAGCTGCAGGACCGCATCGCCGAGCACGGCGACGCGCTGCGGCAGGCGCGCGCCCACCCCGACGCCGTGCAGGCGAACGGCCTCGCCAAGATGGAACTCCGGCTCGCGGAGGAACGCCGGGGCTACTACTTCCGAACCTTGGAGGGCGCGCGAGAGGGGCTGGGCCGGATCTACGCCGATCCGTCGGCGGCCGGTCGCAAGATATGGCGCGCCGTTCAGCGCGAGGGGAGGGCCGCCGTCGAGAGGGACATTCGCACGCGCCCCGAGCGGTTCGGTGCGTTGAAAGGCGAGGAACGCCGCCGCCTGTTCGGCGTCTGGCGTGAGGTGGATACGTCGGCCGCGCGGGCGAGCGCGCCAGACACCGCGCGCGCGGTGGGTATCGCGGCCGAGGCCCGCGAGCAGGGGCCCTCGCGCCAGCAGCTCGCGCAGCTGCGCGCCCGCGTGGCGGGCACGCAGCGCGACCTGGACGCGGCGCGTGCGGCGCCGGCGCCGAGGCGGTCGCCGCAGCAGATCGAGCTGGAGATTGGCGCCCTGATGCAGAAGGCTGCAGCCCAGGCGCAGCGGGTGGCGACCGGCACGCTCGGCCCAGTTGCGGCGGGACCGCAGCAGCTCCTCGACCGGACCAGGATCAAGCACATCCAGCAGCTCGCCGTGATGGTGAAAGCTCCGCAGCTTGCGGTCGCGAAAGCTGCGTGGGAGTTGGCGGTGAGACTCGCTCGCGGCGATCGGGAGCACGAACGCGACCGCGGCGGGCGTTGA
- a CDS encoding type IV secretory system conjugative DNA transfer family protein produces the protein MTARAASGGQAAGGPPQAAVRPKPISPAVPLLIGSAVLACAVATQFLAASLHYSPALGSPLLALTPGQTFAVKLAAVLVLAGAGVLATVRQSWKVFGQGLGVGVVLVLASLGPIYDPVLGIMWGLRLAQQPAYASLAGRAAVAGAASGGAAFVTGYLLLPKPTPAAPTGSFGTARFGDPEPLKGVPGGPIIGRHDGELLRYPGDGHLITFAPTGSGKGIGSVLPNCLTYPGSLVVTDPKGENAAVSGRTRRDDLHQQVAWLDPWRVLQPVGGPVGSDCFNPLDFIDPEGEDANDDAWLIGEQLVPPTYHGSDEGHWLDQARAFLSGLVLHIATKYEPGDPKRSLPHVRDCVCVGDEAFNALLTEMADNTAAGGGVARVATLFKRIMDRSEKEFGSIMSTVARHTWFLDSPRIRTVMQSSSFKMDALKAGKLSLFITVPPHRLDTYGAWQRINLACAIAATSRVVGRPEHKVLAIIDEAGNMGTLPELPRTVTLSRGAGLTLWVIFQDISQPKALYNTRWATFFANADVLQSFGTNDHETATLLSAMAGEETIVVESANASASRNRGGRGGGGSSSGSGVTAAERGRKLLFPDEVRRLETNRQLVFMRGREPLLVDRVNYLRDAEFANLFDGNPTYNPVGGGRGGRP, from the coding sequence GTGACGGCGCGCGCCGCCAGCGGCGGCCAGGCCGCCGGCGGGCCGCCGCAGGCGGCCGTCCGGCCGAAGCCGATCAGCCCCGCCGTGCCGCTGCTGATCGGGAGCGCCGTCCTCGCCTGCGCAGTGGCGACGCAGTTCCTCGCGGCTTCGCTCCACTACAGCCCGGCCCTCGGGTCGCCGCTGCTGGCGCTCACGCCGGGCCAGACGTTCGCGGTGAAGCTCGCGGCCGTGCTGGTCCTCGCCGGTGCGGGGGTGCTGGCAACGGTGCGGCAGTCGTGGAAGGTGTTCGGTCAGGGCCTCGGAGTCGGCGTGGTGCTGGTGCTCGCCAGCCTTGGGCCGATCTACGATCCGGTGCTCGGGATCATGTGGGGGCTGCGCCTCGCGCAGCAGCCCGCATACGCGAGCCTCGCCGGCAGGGCGGCCGTGGCGGGCGCCGCCTCCGGCGGCGCGGCGTTCGTCACGGGCTACCTGCTCCTGCCGAAGCCCACGCCAGCCGCGCCCACGGGCTCGTTCGGAACCGCTCGGTTCGGGGATCCGGAACCGCTCAAGGGTGTGCCCGGCGGGCCGATCATCGGGCGGCACGACGGCGAGCTGCTGCGCTATCCGGGGGACGGGCACCTCATCACCTTCGCCCCCACCGGGAGCGGGAAGGGGATCGGCTCCGTCCTGCCCAACTGCCTGACGTACCCCGGCAGTCTGGTGGTGACGGACCCGAAGGGGGAAAACGCGGCGGTGTCCGGCCGCACCCGCCGCGACGACCTGCACCAGCAGGTGGCGTGGCTGGACCCGTGGCGCGTGCTCCAGCCGGTGGGCGGCCCCGTGGGGTCGGACTGCTTCAACCCGCTGGATTTCATCGATCCGGAAGGCGAGGATGCGAACGACGACGCGTGGCTGATCGGCGAGCAGCTGGTGCCGCCGACGTACCACGGGAGCGACGAAGGGCACTGGCTCGACCAGGCGCGCGCGTTCCTCTCGGGGCTCGTCCTCCACATCGCCACGAAGTACGAACCGGGCGACCCGAAGCGTTCGTTGCCGCACGTGCGCGACTGCGTGTGCGTGGGCGACGAAGCCTTCAACGCCCTTCTCACCGAGATGGCCGACAACACCGCCGCAGGCGGTGGGGTCGCGCGGGTCGCCACGCTGTTCAAGCGCATCATGGACCGCTCCGAGAAGGAGTTCGGGTCCATCATGAGCACGGTCGCGCGGCACACGTGGTTTCTCGACAGCCCGCGCATCCGCACGGTCATGCAGTCGTCCAGCTTCAAGATGGACGCGCTGAAGGCCGGAAAGCTCTCGCTGTTCATCACCGTCCCGCCGCACCGGCTGGACACCTACGGGGCGTGGCAGCGGATCAACCTCGCCTGCGCCATCGCGGCGACGAGCCGCGTGGTCGGGCGCCCCGAGCACAAGGTGCTCGCCATCATCGACGAAGCCGGCAACATGGGGACGTTGCCGGAACTGCCCCGCACCGTGACGCTGAGCCGCGGGGCCGGCCTCACGCTGTGGGTCATCTTCCAGGACATCAGCCAACCGAAGGCGCTCTACAACACGCGGTGGGCGACGTTTTTCGCCAACGCCGACGTGCTCCAGTCGTTCGGCACGAACGACCACGAGACGGCCACGCTGCTGTCCGCGATGGCGGGCGAGGAAACCATCGTGGTGGAGTCGGCCAACGCCTCGGCCAGCCGCAACCGCGGCGGACGGGGCGGCGGCGGCTCCAGCAGCGGGAGCGGCGTGACGGCGGCGGAACGCGGCCGAAAGCTGCTCTTCCCCGACGAAGTGCGTCGGTTGGAAACCAACCGGCAGCTCGTGTTCATGCGCGGCCGGGAGCCGCTGCTGGTGGACCGCGTGAATTACCTGCGGGACGCTGAGTTCGCGAACCTCTTCGACGGAAACCCCACCTACAACCCGGTCGGTGGCGGCCGAGGGGGGCGGCCATGA